In one window of Paucidesulfovibrio gracilis DSM 16080 DNA:
- a CDS encoding DASS family sodium-coupled anion symporter translates to MANKFEDFGKKYGTIIAIVVGLCIWMLPTPETMSLTQHKLLAIFSGAVVVWVTLSMSIATSTMILVPLLYLWVGNPDGAVNEAGRLIHSAKFAISGFGSPALWLLVTGFIISTAMTETGIAKRVALVMMKRFGKTPLGAIITPMFANLLISPLTPSNTARTAAMLPIVEGVAQAYKVEKGKSNFGRALFLANTYASSITAGGFQTATIPNPISIGLIAAAVGTTTIGTTWGFWTLAALPTTILVLLGTAFILCRMFKPEMKSIPGGVEYVNTELEKMGPLSRQEIKALIYFVMALVLWSTDALHHFSSAMIAFLVSAFILAPRIGVLTWKQTERSIPWELFVYFGGVITLSKALIATDAFAWVITTGMQSLGLDGVGMLPLMIGLMGFTIFSHIIWSTTTAMGGVMIPIYIGMASAFNFPVVAFVLPQAILIGYALFLPFNTMGNIIMFGAGYYTVTEQLKSSLLIGLMAWALWAVTAVVWFPMIGLY, encoded by the coding sequence ATGGCGAATAAATTTGAGGATTTTGGAAAAAAATACGGAACGATCATCGCGATCGTCGTAGGACTGTGTATCTGGATGCTTCCAACGCCGGAGACCATGTCGCTGACGCAGCATAAGCTGCTGGCTATTTTTTCCGGTGCCGTGGTGGTCTGGGTGACGTTGAGCATGAGTATCGCCACCAGTACGATGATCCTGGTTCCGTTGCTGTATTTGTGGGTGGGGAACCCCGATGGCGCCGTCAACGAGGCCGGACGCCTTATTCATTCGGCAAAATTCGCGATTTCCGGCTTTGGTTCCCCGGCCTTGTGGCTGTTGGTCACCGGTTTCATCATCTCCACGGCCATGACGGAAACAGGCATCGCCAAGCGAGTCGCGCTGGTGATGATGAAGCGGTTCGGAAAAACGCCGTTGGGTGCGATCATCACTCCCATGTTTGCGAACTTGCTCATCTCTCCGCTGACTCCCTCCAACACGGCGCGGACAGCCGCCATGCTGCCCATCGTCGAAGGCGTGGCCCAGGCGTACAAAGTCGAGAAGGGCAAGAGCAACTTTGGCCGGGCGCTGTTTTTGGCCAACACGTATGCCTCGAGCATCACCGCGGGCGGATTCCAGACCGCGACCATCCCGAACCCCATTTCCATCGGACTGATTGCGGCGGCCGTGGGAACCACCACCATCGGCACAACATGGGGATTCTGGACCCTGGCCGCGCTGCCCACCACCATTCTGGTGCTGTTGGGTACGGCATTCATTCTTTGCCGGATGTTCAAGCCGGAAATGAAATCCATCCCCGGCGGCGTGGAATACGTGAACACGGAACTGGAAAAGATGGGTCCGCTGAGCAGGCAGGAAATCAAGGCTCTGATCTATTTTGTCATGGCCCTGGTTCTCTGGTCCACTGACGCGCTGCACCACTTCAGCTCCGCCATGATCGCCTTCCTGGTCAGTGCGTTTATCCTGGCTCCGCGCATCGGCGTGCTCACCTGGAAGCAGACCGAGCGTTCCATCCCTTGGGAACTGTTCGTCTACTTCGGCGGTGTGATTACCCTGTCCAAAGCCCTCATCGCCACGGACGCTTTTGCCTGGGTCATCACCACGGGCATGCAGTCCCTGGGTCTGGACGGCGTGGGAATGTTGCCCCTGATGATCGGTCTGATGGGCTTTACCATCTTCAGCCACATCATCTGGTCCACGACCACGGCCATGGGCGGCGTGATGATTCCCATCTACATCGGCATGGCTTCCGCCTTCAACTTCCCGGTGGTGGCCTTTGTGCTGCCCCAGGCCATCCTGATCGGGTATGCCCTGTTCCTGCCCTTCAACACCATGGGCAACATCATTATGTTTGGTGCCGGATATTACACCGTGACGGAACAGCTGAAATCGTCCTTGCTGATCGGTCTTATGGCCTGGGCGTTGTGGGCAGTGACCGCCGTGGTCTGGTTCCCCATGATCGGCCTGTACTAA
- a CDS encoding DUF2304 domain-containing protein, with protein sequence MTSIRIIGAVLALCFCYVAFRHLRKGKLSYNYLLWWGICLFFVLIFGIFPGLVDWLGSHLQIGYPPILIIIIAVLLLMIKMLTMDIERTKHEYQLRILTQKVAELEALLQHGQNDTSE encoded by the coding sequence ATGACGAGCATTAGGATCATCGGTGCCGTGTTGGCCCTCTGTTTTTGCTACGTTGCTTTTCGCCATCTCCGAAAGGGGAAATTGAGCTACAACTATCTTCTCTGGTGGGGGATTTGTCTTTTCTTTGTTTTGATTTTCGGCATATTTCCCGGCCTTGTGGATTGGCTGGGTTCCCATTTGCAGATCGGGTATCCTCCGATACTGATCATCATCATCGCGGTGCTGTTGTTGATGATCAAGATGCTGACGATGGACATTGAGCGGACGAAACATGAATACCAGCTCCGCATTCTGACGCAGAAAGTAGCTGAGTTGGAAGCGCTCCTGCAGCATGGCCAGAACGATACTTCCGAATGA
- a CDS encoding autotransporter outer membrane beta-barrel domain-containing protein: MKKFLSGGAVILLLLATAGFACAANGEQVVSNDVVRATSTVQANTVVARVANIAGGFGGGGFGGGGGGGVGFGGNQGASLAPKDGKAPAFAFNAGMTDDGLSAGEEGARFGVWGLGMYTSFSNGDEETEYDADLYTAMVGGDWRVTDDLLVGVALGYEYLDLDKKYGNGGSLETDGSYTIMPYLGYTIIPGTVIDAAFGYTSTEYEDDNGIATGDYDSERYVSSIGLSQYFSYDAWDFSGRVGYLYVHGDQSDYDRNGANVDNADSFLGQLSVGAKAAYNFEGWQPYVGVNYLLDTVTSARPVNSDYDEFEGIVGVNCFAVDQWKFGAEFGTSIDRSQYESYRSTLTVRYEF; the protein is encoded by the coding sequence ATGAAGAAATTTTTATCGGGAGGGGCTGTCATCTTGCTCCTGCTTGCGACTGCGGGCTTTGCCTGTGCCGCAAACGGGGAGCAGGTCGTCAGCAATGATGTCGTTCGGGCGACATCAACCGTCCAGGCCAACACGGTCGTTGCCCGTGTTGCCAACATCGCCGGCGGCTTCGGAGGAGGCGGCTTCGGTGGTGGTGGCGGCGGAGGTGTCGGCTTCGGCGGCAACCAAGGTGCCAGTCTGGCTCCCAAAGACGGGAAGGCTCCTGCCTTCGCCTTTAATGCGGGTATGACCGATGACGGTCTGTCTGCTGGTGAAGAAGGTGCCCGCTTCGGTGTTTGGGGACTCGGTATGTACACGAGCTTCTCCAACGGCGACGAAGAGACCGAGTACGACGCTGATCTCTACACGGCCATGGTCGGTGGTGACTGGCGTGTGACCGACGACCTGCTCGTCGGTGTGGCGCTTGGCTACGAGTACCTCGATCTCGACAAGAAGTACGGTAACGGTGGAAGCCTTGAAACGGATGGTTCCTACACCATTATGCCGTATCTCGGGTACACCATCATTCCCGGGACCGTCATTGATGCCGCGTTCGGATACACCTCCACGGAGTACGAGGACGACAACGGTATTGCCACTGGCGATTACGATTCGGAGCGCTACGTCTCCAGCATCGGCCTGTCGCAGTACTTCTCCTACGATGCGTGGGATTTCAGCGGTCGTGTCGGCTACCTGTATGTCCACGGCGACCAGTCTGATTACGACCGGAACGGCGCCAACGTCGACAACGCTGATTCCTTCCTGGGTCAGCTGTCCGTCGGAGCCAAGGCTGCCTATAACTTTGAAGGCTGGCAGCCGTATGTTGGTGTGAACTATCTGCTGGACACCGTCACTTCTGCCCGTCCCGTCAATAGTGACTATGACGAGTTTGAAGGCATCGTTGGTGTCAACTGCTTCGCTGTTGATCAGTGGAAGTTCGGTGCGGAGTTCGGTACCAGCATCGACCGTAGTCAGTATGAGAGCTATCGCTCCACGCTGACCGTCCGCTACGAGTTCTAG
- a CDS encoding glycosyltransferase family 2 protein, which translates to MQDIVCIIPACNEAATIFDVASQCGRYGDVVVVDDCSEDATAELAKQAGAVVLRLPFRMGAWNATQAGMHFAKRFSYRYVVTLDADEQHNPDDIPSLLNAAERQSNHSVIIGNDVSRGSVGRKMAWTFFRWLTALPCADLTSGYRVYDQSALDIVLCRKATLCEYQDVGILMLLKKNGVVFQEVAITMRPRKNGGSRVFSSWGKVATYLMKTVVVSLVSHLDVAETRLDDWRVYDEH; encoded by the coding sequence ATGCAAGATATCGTCTGCATTATCCCGGCCTGTAATGAAGCGGCCACCATATTCGACGTTGCCTCCCAGTGTGGCAGGTACGGTGACGTGGTCGTGGTTGACGACTGCAGCGAGGACGCTACGGCAGAGCTGGCGAAGCAGGCCGGCGCCGTGGTTCTGCGGCTTCCTTTTCGGATGGGAGCTTGGAATGCAACGCAGGCCGGAATGCATTTTGCCAAGCGATTTTCTTACCGGTATGTTGTGACGTTGGATGCGGACGAACAACACAATCCCGATGATATACCTTCTCTGCTCAATGCTGCGGAAAGACAAAGCAATCATTCCGTGATCATCGGAAACGATGTGTCCCGGGGCAGTGTGGGCCGCAAGATGGCCTGGACTTTTTTTCGTTGGTTGACGGCATTGCCATGCGCTGACTTGACGTCAGGGTATCGGGTTTATGACCAAAGTGCGTTGGATATCGTTTTGTGTAGAAAAGCCACATTGTGCGAATACCAGGACGTCGGCATTCTGATGCTATTGAAGAAAAATGGTGTGGTGTTTCAAGAGGTCGCCATTACCATGCGGCCAAGGAAAAACGGAGGCTCCCGAGTGTTTTCCAGCTGGGGGAAGGTGGCGACATATCTTATGAAAACAGTAGTCGTATCGCTTGTCAGCCATTTGGATGTCGCCGAAACGAGGCTAGATGATTGGAGAGTCTATGACGAGCATTAG
- a CDS encoding nickel pincer cofactor-dependent isomerase, group 22, translating to MDKQAFPRMVRVRQNFVRDRVEDVPATVQAELEKLGHAIKPGMTVGITAGSRGIQNILTILEVAVRFVKGKGATPVLLAAMGSHGGGSESGQKEVLDSLGITEERLGAKVITCAKGREVGTTDGGWKVFMLESAFEVDAIMPINRVKTHTSFKGTVESGLAKKLVVGLGGPPGATQFHAVGKSERLSPLLEEVAGAIIAQMPVIGGLAIIENAYEETARIEGVLGENIIERERELLAYSKTLMPSLPVEHIDALVVEEMGKNYSGTGLDTNIVGRLRIQGGTEPASPVIRYISVLDLSEESHGNATGIGLADFTTQKLVDKIDRKATYLNCLTTTFVARAFLPLFLDTEEETLTTMMHCVRNTPLESLRMVFVPNTLFLTDCYVSEGLLSELEGNERYEIVGSPQDVTFDSQGNLELRLSTH from the coding sequence ATGGATAAGCAAGCGTTTCCCCGCATGGTCCGCGTGCGACAGAATTTCGTACGCGACCGTGTTGAGGATGTCCCGGCTACGGTTCAAGCCGAACTGGAGAAATTGGGCCATGCCATCAAACCCGGCATGACCGTGGGCATTACAGCGGGAAGCCGGGGTATACAAAATATCCTGACCATCCTTGAGGTAGCGGTGCGCTTCGTGAAGGGCAAGGGAGCGACCCCGGTCTTGTTGGCGGCCATGGGCAGCCACGGGGGCGGATCCGAGTCCGGTCAAAAGGAAGTGCTGGATAGCCTGGGTATCACCGAAGAGCGCCTCGGCGCCAAGGTCATCACCTGCGCCAAAGGGCGCGAAGTGGGGACCACGGACGGCGGTTGGAAGGTTTTCATGCTGGAATCCGCCTTTGAAGTGGATGCCATCATGCCCATCAACCGTGTGAAAACGCATACCTCCTTCAAGGGAACCGTGGAAAGCGGCCTGGCGAAGAAATTGGTGGTTGGGCTTGGCGGGCCTCCGGGCGCCACACAATTCCACGCCGTGGGCAAGTCCGAGCGGCTTTCCCCCCTGTTGGAAGAGGTGGCCGGGGCCATCATCGCACAGATGCCCGTGATCGGCGGACTGGCCATCATTGAAAATGCGTATGAGGAAACCGCCAGGATCGAGGGAGTTCTGGGAGAAAACATCATCGAGCGTGAGCGCGAGCTGCTGGCCTATTCCAAAACCTTGATGCCCTCATTGCCTGTGGAGCACATCGACGCGCTGGTGGTGGAGGAGATGGGCAAGAACTACAGCGGCACCGGTCTGGACACCAACATTGTGGGCAGACTGCGCATCCAGGGCGGCACGGAACCCGCTAGCCCGGTTATTCGCTACATCTCCGTGCTCGATCTCTCAGAGGAATCCCACGGCAATGCCACGGGCATCGGGCTGGCGGATTTCACCACGCAAAAGCTGGTGGACAAAATCGACCGCAAGGCAACGTATCTGAACTGCCTGACCACGACCTTTGTGGCCCGGGCGTTTCTTCCACTGTTCCTGGACACGGAAGAGGAAACGCTCACGACCATGATGCATTGCGTGCGCAACACGCCGCTGGAAAGCCTGCGCATGGTCTTTGTTCCCAACACCCTGTTCCTGACCGACTGCTATGTCAGCGAAGGGTTGTTGTCGGAACTGGAAGGCAACGAACGATACGAGATTGTCGGCTCCCCGCAGGACGTCACCTTTGATTCCCAAGGGAATCTGGAACTGCGGCTGAGTACGCATTAA
- a CDS encoding glycosyltransferase yields MRSMDLIVTNSCNVQERIGEYLGLQSRVLYPPCEVDQYRWAASKGYFLSAARHDALKRVGVILDAFALIPDKQLVVISDGPESPALEARAAKMPNVRFLGRVTESTYRRVLGECTGGIYIPKDEDFGLTPVESMAAGKPVVGVAQGGLLETVVPGKTGILLPSNEVTAQRLAAAVGALDSWDAEQTKEACRAVAEKFSFSMFRDALCRIAGTDAKP; encoded by the coding sequence ATGCGTAGCATGGACTTGATTGTTACCAACTCCTGCAACGTACAGGAGCGCATTGGGGAGTATCTGGGGCTGCAAAGCCGGGTGTTGTATCCCCCTTGCGAAGTCGATCAATACCGCTGGGCGGCCTCTAAGGGATACTTCCTCTCGGCGGCACGGCATGATGCATTAAAGCGGGTGGGGGTGATTCTGGACGCCTTTGCCCTTATCCCGGATAAGCAACTCGTCGTAATCTCCGATGGACCGGAATCTCCGGCCCTTGAAGCCCGGGCCGCGAAAATGCCCAATGTCCGATTCCTCGGACGGGTTACGGAATCGACCTATCGCCGGGTATTGGGGGAATGTACGGGCGGTATCTATATCCCCAAGGATGAAGATTTTGGCCTGACGCCCGTTGAATCCATGGCTGCGGGGAAGCCTGTGGTCGGAGTGGCCCAGGGAGGCTTGCTCGAGACCGTTGTTCCGGGGAAAACCGGAATCCTCCTGCCTTCGAACGAGGTCACGGCACAGAGATTGGCCGCGGCAGTGGGTGCCTTGGATTCCTGGGACGCGGAACAGACCAAGGAAGCGTGCCGTGCCGTAGCAGAGAAATTTTCTTTTTCCATGTTTCGGGACGCTCTTTGCCGCATCGCAGGCACGGATGCCAAGCCATAG
- a CDS encoding alpha/beta hydrolase, whose product MAVMHLLLCKIGNETFHTAGNGGVIFTDMQYFHLLKRQFRKRCLCMLPRNALVLLLLLTFLGCMAGCAAEIRRPDALDSFIQNYSADERIFQEDYFDLLTILKGRQGERLRVYIEGDGLAWLDRYTVSPDPTPRTPTALELASRDPFPLILYLARPCQYVRDVHRRNCLPQFWTSARFAEPVVADLNTVIDQVAARTGATSVELVGYSGGGGLAVLVAARRNDVAGILTLAGNLDHQAWTDLHGVSPLRDSLNPKCVAAQVADVPQVHVVGSEDSTVPVSVLRSYMTRGASDVTQTVVLDGVEHTTGWIDVYPAVLEMFDQALTFPVDEEYKN is encoded by the coding sequence ATGGCCGTCATGCACCTGTTGCTGTGCAAGATCGGCAACGAAACGTTCCATACCGCCGGGAACGGGGGGGTAATATTTACCGACATGCAGTATTTTCATTTGCTTAAAAGGCAATTCCGTAAAAGATGTTTGTGCATGCTGCCTCGCAACGCACTCGTTCTCTTGCTTTTGCTGACGTTTCTGGGGTGTATGGCTGGCTGTGCAGCCGAAATACGTCGACCGGATGCGCTCGACAGCTTTATTCAAAACTATAGCGCTGATGAGCGTATTTTCCAAGAAGACTATTTCGACCTTCTGACCATCCTGAAAGGACGACAGGGGGAGAGGTTGCGCGTGTATATCGAGGGCGACGGTCTGGCCTGGCTTGATCGGTATACCGTTTCACCCGATCCGACCCCCCGAACCCCGACTGCCCTTGAGCTGGCTTCCAGGGATCCGTTTCCGCTCATTCTTTATCTTGCCCGTCCGTGTCAATATGTACGCGACGTGCATCGTCGCAATTGCCTCCCGCAGTTTTGGACGTCGGCCAGGTTCGCAGAGCCTGTTGTCGCGGATCTGAATACGGTCATAGATCAGGTTGCGGCCCGGACCGGCGCGACGAGCGTGGAGCTTGTGGGCTATTCCGGTGGTGGAGGACTGGCGGTGCTGGTTGCGGCCCGGCGTAACGACGTTGCCGGGATATTGACCTTAGCCGGGAATTTGGACCATCAGGCGTGGACGGATCTGCACGGGGTTTCACCGTTGCGGGATTCGCTGAACCCGAAATGCGTTGCCGCGCAAGTGGCGGACGTGCCGCAGGTCCATGTCGTCGGAAGCGAGGACAGCACCGTGCCAGTGTCGGTTCTCCGAAGTTACATGACCCGGGGAGCCTCTGACGTGACGCAGACTGTCGTCTTGGACGGCGTCGAGCACACGACAGGGTGGATTGACGTATACCCCGCCGTTCTAGAAATGTTTGACCAAGCCTTGACCTTTCCTGTGGATGAGGAGTATAAAAATTAA